A genomic window from Drosophila sulfurigaster albostrigata strain 15112-1811.04 chromosome 4, ASM2355843v2, whole genome shotgun sequence includes:
- the LOC133846922 gene encoding LOW QUALITY PROTEIN: growth/differentiation factor 8 (The sequence of the model RefSeq protein was modified relative to this genomic sequence to represent the inferred CDS: inserted 1 base in 1 codon) — translation MQKKEASVIENDNGEYESILSHTNSIYVFPEQPHTRHNRKADVLRFKFDSYTEVSYVKLHLYLRGLDWIKANIPNIIDGFEDNFEDNEIVVDVHRAIRHVNSTHKAKMFEFRHKIPVGFGQWISVDLKPLFITGEDTMFNPTRTNKTQEIVIKGVEPWMKPLVVTTDNTXKNPLTVHIEIGSQKAPSKRSVFMDCTESDHDMRCCRYPLKVNFTSFGWHFVVAPTSFDAYFCSGDCRVGYLEQYPHTHLAALTTSATPCCSPTKMSSLSLLYFDDNHNLVLSVIPNMSVEDAAAHSRLG, via the exons ATGCAAA aaaaagaagCGAGCG TGATTGAAAATGATAATGGCGAATATGAGAGTATTTTATCACATACAAAcagcatatatgtatttccaGAAC AACCCCATACACGACATAACCGCAAAGCCGACGTACTCCGGTTTAAATTTGATAGCTATACGGAAGTATCGTAtgtgaaattgcatttatatcTGCGTGGATTGGACTGGATAAAGGCGAATATACCGAACATTATCGATGGATTTGAAGATAACTTTGAAGATAACGAAATTGTTGTGGATGTACATCGTGCCATACGCCATGTGAATAGCACACATAAAGCTAAAATGTTTGAGTTTCGTCACAAAATTCCAGTCGGATTTGGTCAATGGATCAGTGTTGACTTAAAACCCTTGTTCATAACAGGAGAGGATACAATGTTTAATCCTACCAGGACGAATAAAACTCAAGAAATCGTCATCAAAGGCGTTGAGCCATGGATGAAACCCTTAGTCGTCACTACGGATAACA TCAAAAATCCGTTG acTGTCCACATTGAAATTGGTTCACAAAAAGCACCGTCGAAAAGAAGCGTTTTTATGGACTGCACTGAAAGTGATCACGATATGCGGTGTTGTCGTTATCCGCTCAAAGTGAATTTCACGAGTTTCGGTTGGCACTTTGTGGTGGCACCCACATCTTTTGATGCATATTTTTGTAGCGGTGACTGTCGTGTGGGTTATTTGGAGCAATATCCACATACACATTTAGCAGCACTAACGACATCGGCAACGCCATGTTGCTCTCCGACGAAAATGAGTTCGTTGAGCTTGTTATATTTTGATGACAACCATAATCTAGTGTTGAgt